In Impatiens glandulifera unplaced genomic scaffold, dImpGla2.1, whole genome shotgun sequence, the genomic window GCGACACACTTAAAATGGGCTATATCACCTAAACTCAATCATCAACCCTCTGTCCACTCATTAAGCTCTTATTGGAACTCGTTCATCTGCCAACTCTTGGCATCATCGTCTTGGACacccttcatcatcaacatcaacctTTATTATGTCTTCTTTTCATATACCTATTATTCGCAAGaagaaattaagtttttgtGAATCTTGTCAATACAGAAAAGCACAAAAAATTCCTTTTCCTGTTTCTCAATCTCGTTGTAAGTCtccattaaaattaatacattatGACGTTTAAGGTCTTGCTCCTCTTTTTCTACTAACAATTTTCGATATTTTGTCCATGTTATCGATGAATACAGTCGCTTTACTTGGCTATATCCTATCTATAGAAAATCTAATGTCTTGccatcttttattaaatttaagacacTTGTTGAAAATCAATTCAACACATCAATCAAAGCTCTACAATCTAATTGAGGAGACGAATATAGGAGTCTGAAATATTATCTTGAAATTCATTGCATCCAACACCGTCTATGATGCCCTTATTCAAGGGAACAAAATGGTATTATTAAACGCAAGATTCTCCACCTTACAAAAATGAGTCTCACTCTTCTTGCTTATGCTTTTATGCCCTTATCGTATTAGGATGATGAATTTTTGACAAGTACGTatctcattatcgtcttctttgAAATGGTAAGCCTCGTCAATctccctttgaaattcttttaaTCGTCCTCCTAACTATCTATTCCATAAAAAAATTTGGATGTCCTTTCTTTCCGCTCACTCGATCATATAACTCTCACAAAATTGATCTTCGaactctaaaatatatatttcttggCTATAGTCCAAATCACAAAGGTTATCGTTACCTACACCTTCCTTCCGACATAATATATCTCTCATCACATCACTTTTGATGAACAAACATTTCCATTTAAAAGTGCATTATCAGTATCTACCAATCTTTCTACACCATTAGTCTCTCCAACACCGCACTTTCCTTTTCTTCCATGTTCATCACCTCCAATATCCCCAATTTTAACATCACAAATCCATGAAGTACCATCTTCACAAACATTTGAacactcatcatcatcatcaaactccAACCATCCATCTTCACCAACCCACTCGCCAACATCAAACTCCTATCAACCATCATCAACAACTAACTCATCTTAAACCAATCCTTCTACTCTCATACATGAACTTTCCACTGTTATACATGCTCCTGAATGTTCCTCTCATCATATGATCATAAGTTCCAAAACCCGTTCCCTTCACAATGCCAACATTGACACCATTTCCACCTCTCCATCCACATGTTTCACCACCGCCAATAAAGATACTCAATGGCGTTCCACCATGGCAAATGAGTTTAATGCTCTAATTCAAAATAAGATGTGGTCTCTTATTCCTCGATTCTCGTAGAATATCGTGGGTTGcaaatgagttttcaaaatcatacaAAGAGTCGATGGTTCCATTAAACGTCACAAGACTCGTTTAGTTGGGATTTCATCAACAAGAAGACATTGACTATCTTGAAATATTCAGCTCAACTATTAAACATACTACCATCCAAACCATCATCTCATTTGTTGTCACTCGTTAATGGCCTACTCATCAATTCGATGTTAACAATGCCTTTCTACATGGAACTCTACACGAGGAAGTTCTTATGTCTCATCGCTTGAGTTCACTCATCCTCATTATCTTAATCATGTGTGAAACTTCACAAAGCACTCTTTGGACTCAAACAAGCTGTCTGTGAATGGTATACTACCTTGAAATCTGCTTTTCTTTCCATTGGTTTTCAAGAATCCAAAAATTATTCTTCTTTATTCATGGATCACTCTCCACAAATTACATCATTATTTCTAGTCTACgtagatgatattatattcactaGTAATTATTCCTCTCACATCTCCTCAATCATCTCTTAACTTAACCACATTTCCCCTCTTAAATATTTAGGTCCACTACACTATTTTCTTGGGATTGAAGCTCATCTATCTACCTCCagcatttttctctctcaatcaaaatatatcaatgaCATTCTTATCTGAACCAATATGAGTGACTCAAAACCTCTTAATACTCCAATATCTTATAGGTCATCTTTATCTCGCCATGATGGCGACACTCTTCCTAAACCATTTTTGTACCGCAGCATTATTGGTGCTCTCCAATACTTGGTTCTTACTCAACTTGAACTAGCATTTGGTTTCAACCGTGCCTGCCAATTCATGCAGTCTCCTACTACCACTCATTGGTCTGCAGTAAAAATAATACTTCGCTACCTTCATCATATTCCTCATCATGGACTCTTTATTCGTCCAACATCTTCTCTTGATATATCTGCATTTTCTAACTCCAACTGGGATGGTTGTCTGGACGATCATCGCTCCACAACTGACTACTATATATTTCTTGGTGACAATCTTATCTCTTGGAATTCAAAGAAACAACAAGTTGTTACTCGGTATAGTCCTGAACTCATCTGGCTCCAATCCTTACTACGTGAACTTTATATCTTCCCACTTCAACCTCCctgatagagacgggggtctggctaaggatgaaggcttatgaaaaacagtttgaaagaaatcatgttagggatttaattcgctttctattctacgcaaacttgtgtaaacacttgaaatggATTCaatgcggaattgtttacttgggtttgaagcacaagatgaaatatgaaaagatgacagaaaagaagaacacagaagtttgtttatggatgttcggagaaactctcctacgtcaccccttcttacaaccaccggaaggattcactataagatgattagaatcaaatacagtttacacacacacttagctcactattgaacaggacactttctgttcaattacaaattgaagaatatcactgagctaaaggtgttttgattctagctctctctctcaattcacacacagtacaatcagaaagaagctttacaatttgaattcagtaagcaagatgattgagtagtttctctctctgcaaaatcagattgcttgttcgtgaGACTTGTTAAGACAGattgtccattgtccttgagatttgttaaatactgagcaggagttAACAATCGAAtattcaagaatgatacgtgacactcttccattggaaagcctccattgtacacagcaggttctgagcataaggatcgtggccgtatatcactggtagtgcgccgaatattccatcagggatgtacctgcaaaacatgtaatttgaggaaaattctcttacgtggcattccttgattggatgcgtatagctgctatactaatcttcactagaaagtggagcagaagtagggtacagctatagcacgtgggtaggagaaatgctagattcaagcgtactacttaaactaagcattagacgtatttcagttagacggattgtgaaaatcagtctaatgaaataagtcatctccttctaacagagaaacgtctattagaccgcctggtctaatagaattagactcgcgtctaattacaataaccattagactgcacgtctaactccactaagttagactacacgtctatttccggttctacctcagacttgtctaaagtagttagactcacgtctaactttcattaattagactacacgtctaattattcaataaccattagactgcacatctaactccactaagttagattgcacgtctaatttcggttctacctcagacttgtctgaaggagttagactcacgtctaactttcattaattagaccacacgtctaattattcaataaccattagactgcacgtctaactccactgagttagactgcacgtctaattccggttctacctcagacttttctgaaggagttagactcacgtctaactttcacattctattagactgcacgtctaacttcattaagttagactgcacgtctaattccgcataaattagattacacgtctaattacaaatatcttagactacacgtctaaatccgatgagttagactgtatgtctaattctgaACAACAATTAGaccacccgtctaattacaaacatattagacttacgtctaattccgtgcattcattagaccatccgtctaattctttacatctattagactacacgtctaactccgatgagttagactgtacgtctaattctattagacttacgtctaattccgtgtattcattagaccaaccgtctaattctttacatctattagactacacgtctaactccgatgagttagactgtacgtctaattccgtgtattcattagaccatccgtcttattctttacatctattagactacacgtctaactccgatgagttagacagtacgtctaattctattagacttacgtctaattctgtgtattcattagaccatccatctaattctttacacgtctattagactacacgtctaactccgatgagttagactgtacgtctaattctattagacttacgtctaattttaagCAATGAAAGACAAAATCGGtttaatgaccctcattagattcaagtcttataacatattgtctcaatacacctgtatcaaaactcataagttatttcatcataaaaatatcagtggttaaattatttcaacacttagtcaaaataatttgacccaacaatttccccctttttgatgaagaaattgcagacctgcatacatatatcaaagaatgcattcatcatataaataagcagaaaccttgttcacttacatcattcatccaaagaaaaaccaatattcgaaaaaccatcaaggaaccatgttcaataaagttaaatagagtaaaagaagagagatcattgttcttcccttttaactagaggatcggttggactcatctcttgaCCAGGAAGCATGTTCATGAGATGAGAATAGTCGGGACCACCACGACCacctgcacttgatcttccaccACGTTCACCACCGCTGgtacgtccaccttgatcaatatttgatagcctactccggccactACCAATTCTTCCTCCACGCTCAACACcgcttcgaccaccacctctcttggttggcctaggattgtcatcagtgcTTGGGgctcgcctggatcttgtgtcggttgacacaccatGATTTCTTCTGCTTGACCCTCCTTGAACTagtcgaggttgagcaccttcagcattggtcattgcatcctcctttgcttgaaacttcctagcaatggagtcagcaaattcttGACGTTTATTGTCATTCCTTCTCATGCAAActtgaatttccaccatctgattcttcaccagactaaattcttccaaggtttccttgtgcGTTCATCGTTGATTTGCCTTTCAATATCAAATAACTCAGTTTGACGATTGACAACttgcttttcaaatttgagaagtTCACGTTCGCgatatgagtctcatatgtgttcttcttcaaggtgttatccagctcagtgaggaccttgaaaatattgtgaaagttctccctttcttcttcccttgaaTTCATTGTCTGACACATGGTCTTCTGAATTGAGGAGAGCATAGACCTCATGAATCTTAACACTTTTTTCCTCCGGCAGATGACTCTTCATGAGACGaaacttcttcagattctgctgccatactttgaataggctcaaagtttgtatgaacctgcaaggattgctccggctAATTCATTTCGGCATTCTTAGCAGCTTTGTagcgttcttcttcttcaatttctttttcagccctctcaaatctctcaagcagatttccagagtagtgaagaagtatgttgatgttttcgtgaacacttcccacgaCAGCGTCGAGGAATAAACGGGGCTTCACAAAGGTTGCTTgctgatcttgttcctcctcagatgaggaactttcttcttcatcgtctttctctttagagggttcccccaTCAGTTCTGGCAGTTTTTGGCTGAGTGACCTCGGCCAATTTTActtgaacaacctctgttctcgcaacaggggttattAACATGTCTTCTTCAGTAGGAGCTTTCAAAGCCTCCTCAGTCACATCTTCTAGGatgacttcttcttcatttatcttaagagcttgttcaggctcttggataatcacatcttcttcttcttctccattcaGATGCTCTAGGATAGgatgatctagaatgcgtctctcttcggcagaaagattcccgaattcgatcagaAGAGCAGCATCTGTCTCATCAGCATCATTATCAGCATCTGgaatatccatagcttcttcttctccttcttcattaagaggttctgcgccagagcaatcggcgctGTGAATGTGTCTAGAAGCAGCAGAGACATAGCTTTTCaggatatcattcaacttcttcaatacctttacttcaacatcagctccttttACATCAGGATTGAAGTTAGCTTTTCTGGCTTCAAAGattggaaaaagagcttttccaaaaatgcaagcttccaccagttcttTTCTCTTTAG contains:
- the LOC124918462 gene encoding uncharacterized mitochondrial protein AtMg00810-like, with product MSDSKPLNTPISYRSSLSRHDGDTLPKPFLYRSIIGALQYLVLTQLELAFGFNRACQFMQSPTTTHWSAVKIILRYLHHIPHHGLFIRPTSSLDISAFSNSNWDGCLDDHRSTTDYYIFLGDNLISWNSKKQQVVTRYSPELIWLQSLLRELYIFPLQPP